The Stutzerimonas stutzeri genome segment AGGCGCGCTCGCTGACGTTGTTGTTGGTGGAAACCGATCCCCAACGACGGCGGCAGCTGAGTGAACATTTTGACCGTCTCGGCTACCGGGTGACCGAATGTCAGCGCAGCGAGGAGGCGAGGTTGGCCTATGCCGAGCACAGCTACACGGCGCTGGTCATCGATTTCGATCTGCCCGGCGAAGATGGCCTGGACTTGCTCGAGGCGCTGGATCGCCTGCGGCCGCTCGAGGGTGTGCGTGTGGTACTCAACAGCCAAAGACCGCTGTCGGAAAAGAATCTGCAGCGGCTTCGGCGTTATCCATCGGTTGCGTTGTCGAAAACAGAAGGAATGGAGCATATGGACGATGCATTGAAGCCCGCCGCGGTCGAACCCGCAGGGCTGGACATGGGCGAGGCGGGCAGTCCGCTGCTGGGGCAGCGTGTGCTGCTGGTGGATTCCGACGTACGGGCGATCTATGCCCTGAGCGCCCTGCTCGATGAGCAGGGCTTGCAGGTGGTTCCTGCGACCAACGGTAACGAAGCACTCGAGCGATTCGACGAAGATGCATTCGATCTGGCACTGATCGACATGGCTCTTGCGGACGATGGGGCGTCGGCGCTGATCCGCCAGCTGAGAAACGACTATGGTTGTCAGGTGCCGATCGTAGCATTGGCGGCGGGCGATGATGCTGCCGCTCGGGATCGGAGCATTGCCATTGGCGCGGACGATGTTCTGTTCAAACCGGTTGAGGGTCGCAGTCTGGTCGAACTGTTGCGGCGTTGCCTGGCGCGGATCGATGACCCTCACAAGAGCCCATAAGGAGACGCATGTGACGCATCGTTCATGCCGGATTGGCGCAGTGGTCGGCGCCGTCGATGTCGGAAGTGGCGGTTTGCCGGGCAGAGGAAGTCGCTGATGGCCCGGTTACAAGCCAAATCGCAGCCCCGTACCCGGACGCTGCTGGTGGTCGATGATCGCGAGGCGAATCTGGTCGCCATGGAAGCCCTGCTCGGCGATGGTGACTGGCAGGTGCATACGGTCAACTCAGGCGAAGCGGCGCTGCAGGCGCTACTGGACATGGATGTGGAGCTGGTGCTGCTCGATGTCCAGATGCCGGGCATGGATGGCTTCGAAGTGGCGCGTCTGATGCGCGGCAGTCCGCATACGCGTTACACGCCGATCATTTTCGTGTCGGCCATCGCGCATACCCGTGAGTCGGTCCTGCGTGGTTACGCGACAGGGGCGGTGGATTTCATCCTCAAACCCTTCGACCCGCAGGTGCTCAAGCACAAGATCAACACACTGCTCAGTCACGAACACAATCGTCGTGACTTGCAGCTGCTCACCCAGCAGCTCGACAGCGCCCGCGCGTTCAACGCCTCGGTATTGAACAACGCCGCCGAGGGCATCCTGGTGGTGGGCGAGGATGGCTACATCAATTTCGCCAACCCGGCGATCGCCCAGATGCTGCACACCAGCATCGACGACCTGCAGGGGACGGCACTGGTCGATCATCTTGCCGCGCCCCAGATGCCCGAGGCCTGGCGCGACACGGAGTTCTACAAGCAATGGCGCAGCGGCAATACCTACCGTCTGCACGAGGCGCAGCTGCATACCGCCAATGGCGGTACATTGCCGGTGGCCCTGTCGTCGTCGCCGCTGCCACGCCAGCAGCGCTCGATGGTGGTCATCGCGCTGGATATGTCGGTGGTGCGCAATCTGCACGTGCAGCTGGAAACCCAGGCGGTCACTGATTCGCTGACCGGACTCCTGAACCGTCGAGGTTTTCACCAGGCGCTGGAGTCGGCGCTGGCGCGTGTCGACCGGAACGGCAAGCGCATGGCGATCCTGTACATCGATCTGGATGGCTTCAAGCGCATCAACGACTCGCTGGGCCACGATGCCGGCGACGAGATACTTTGCCGTGTGGCAAGGGTGTTGGAAACCTGCATGCGCCCGTACGACATCATCGCTCGCATGGGTGGCGACGAGTTCACCGCGCTGCTCGACTCTCTGGACCATCCCGAAGATGCGGCAAAGGTGGCGGAAAAGCTGATCGAGCTGATTTCTGTGCGCCACACCATCGAGGGCACAGATGTCACCCTCGGAGCCAGTATCGGTATCGCGCATTTCCCCGATTGCGGCCAGAGCGTCGAGGAGCTGCTGCGCTCGGCGGACATGGCCATGTACGAGGCCAAGCGCAATGGCCGGCAGCAATATCGGTTCTTCTCCAGCGAAATGAACGGCCGAGCGCATGCTCGCCTGATGATGGAGGAGAACCTGCGCAGCACCATCGAGCGCGATGGCTTTGCCCTGGCGTATCAGCCGCAGGTGATCCTCGAAACCGGCGAACTGCGTGGTTTCGAGGCGCTTTTGCGCTGGGACTACAGCGGTCGTGGCAAGGTCGAGCCGAACGTCTTCATTCCGTTACTGGAGGAAACCCGGCTGATCGACCGCGTCGGCGAATGGGCGCTGCGCGAGGGGCTGAGCCAGTGTCGAGACTGGCGCGAGCGCTTCGGCGAAAAATTGATCCTGAGCTTCAACATCAGCCCGGTGCAGTTCGGTCGGGCAGGGTTGATAGACGCGTTGCGGCGCCTGCTCGATGAATCTCAGCTCGATCCGCGCCAGCTCGAGCTGGAGGTTACCGAAGGGGCGCTGATGCAGGACCTCGAGCAGAGCTGCGACAAGCTTCGGCAATTGCGCGAGCTGGGCGTCAGGGTGGCGGTGGATGATTTCGGTACCGGCTATTCGTCGTTGGCCTATCTGCGCCATTTCGATCTGGACACCTTGAAGATCGACCGGCTGTTCATCGCCAATATGCTCGACTCGCCCCGTGATGCGGCGGTGGTCAGCACCATCATCGATCTGGGACGCAACCTGGGGCTGGAGGTGATTGCCGAGGGGGTCGAGACCCTGGCCCAGCGAGACTGGCTGATCGCTCATGATTGCCAGGTGATGCAGGGCTTCTTGGTGGCGCCGGGCCTGTCCGTCGACGACGCCATGGCGTTTCCGCGGACCGTCGACTGGGCGCAGCAGAGCAACTGGCCCGAATAGCCGAGCCGGCAGTTGCTCAGCCCGGGTCAGTGGGTCGGTGGATATTGGCGGTGCAGGGTGTCGAGCAGGGCGTCCTTGTCGCTCCAGAGCTGGTTGACCCATTCCTGGAACGCCAGCCGGTAGGACGCGTCCTGATCGTAGTTGCGACGCAGGAATTCAGCCGGGATGGGTTGCGACTCGATGCGCATCACCACCTGGCCGATACGTCCGCACAGCAGGTCCCAGAAGCTCGGGTTGCCGTCGGGGTAATGGATGGTGATGTTGATCAGCGACGTCAGCTGCTCGCCCATCGCATCGATCACGAAGGCGATACCGCCCGCCCTGGGTTTGAGCAGGTAGCGATAGGGTGAGGCCTGTTCGGTGTGCTTGTCCTCGGTGAAGCGGGTGCCTTCGAGAAAGTTGAACACTGACACCGGATTGGTCCGGTAGCGCTCGCAGGCCTTGCGGGTCGTCGCCAGATCCTCGCCACGCTTTTCCGGATACTTGGTCAGGTACTCCTTGCTGAAGCGCTTCATGAACGGAAACTCCAGCGCCCACCAACACAGACCGATCACCGGCACCCAGATCAGCTCCTGCTTGAGGAAGAACTTGAGGATCGGCATGCGGCGGTTCAGCTGGTATTGCAGCATCAGGATATCGGCCCAGCTCTGATGGTTGCTGGTGACCAGATAGGAGTGGCGCATGTCGACCTTGCCCAGACCCTGCACGTCCCAACGGGTGCGGCGCACGCTGTCCATCCAGCGACCGTTACCCGCCATCCAGGACTCGGCGACCCAGTGCATGCCGAACCGTAGCGCACGTTGGACGCGTGGAAACGGAAGCGCCAGCTTCAGGAGCGAGAGAGCAAAAAGCGGCCAGCACCAGAACAGGGTATTGAGCGCCAGCGCAAGGCCGGCAAGGACGCCCCGGAGCGGAGCAGGTAGGACACTCAGCATCGATTGGCTCGTCTATCCGTCAAAGGCGGCAAGCGTACCGATTGCGCATCGAACTGCAAGCGACGAATACCGTAAGGCGACGTGCCCGACCCTCGATGGGCCGGGGCACGTCGTGACGCCGGGGTTATTCGGCCTGTTTGCTGCTGTCCGCCTGTAGCGCCGTGAGCGCGATGGTGAACACGATGTCGTCGACCAGCGCACCGCGGGAGAGGTCGTTGACCGGCTTGCGCAGGCCTTGCAGCATCGGCCCGACACTGATCACGTTGGCGCTGCGCTGCACCGCCTTGTAGGTGGTATTGCCGGTGTTCAGGTCGGGGAAGATGAACACCGTGGCTTGGCCGGCCACCTTGCTGTTCGGCGCCTTCTGACGGCCGACGCTGAGCACGGAGGCGGCGTCGTACTGCAGCGGACCGTCGATCGGCAGATCGGGGGCCCGCTCCTGGGCGATGCGGGTGGCCTCGGCGACCTTTTCCACCTCGGCGCCGCTACCGGATGTGCCGGTGGAATAGCTGATCATCGCCACGCGTGGGTTGACGCCCAGGGCGACGGCGGACTCGGCGCTCTGCAGGGCGATCTCCGCCAGCTCGGTGGCGTTCGGGTTGGGGTTCACCGCGCAGTCGCCATAGACCAGCACCTGATCGGGGAGCAGCATGAAGAACACCGAGGACACCAGGCTGTAGCCCGGCGCGGTCTTGATCAACTGCAGTGCTGGGCGGATGGTGTTGGCGGTGGTATGCACGGCGCCGGAAACCAGGCCGTCGACCTCGTCAAGCGCCAGCATCATGGTGCCCAGCACGACGGTGTCCTTGAGTTGTTCGCGGGCATCGTCAGGGGTCAGCCCCTTGGCCTTGCGCATCTCGCACATGGGTTCGACGTAATGGTTGAGGATCAGCTCCGGATCGAGAATCTCCAGGCTGGCCGGCAGTACGATGCCCTGCTCGCGGGCGACGGCCTGCACTTCTTCGGGTTTGGCCAGCAATACGCAGCGCGCAATGCCGCGTTCCTGGCAGATCGCTGCAGCGCGGATCGTACGTGGCTCGTTGCCTTCCGGCAGCACGATGCGCTTGTTGGCTTGCTGTGCACGGCGGACCAACTGATAGCGGAACGCCGGGGGCGACAGGCGCAGCTCGCTGCGCGGCACACTGAGGCGCGTATGCAGCAGCTCGGGTTGCAGGTGCTGGGCGATGAAATCGGTGACCTGACTGGCCCGCTCGATATCGTCGACGGCTGTTTCCTTGTTCAGGGCGAACAGGTTGGTGGCGGTGTCGTACGAGCCGGTCTGTACCGTCATGACGGGCAGGCCGCCGTCGAGCGCGGCTTTGCACAGCTCGAGAATGCGAGGGTCCGGAGCGAAGTCGCTGCAAAGCAACAGCCCGGCCAGCTCGACGCCGTTCAGCGAGGCCAGGCTCGCCGCGAGGATGATGTCGTCACGATCGCCGGGCGTGACCACCAGTACGCCTGGCTCCAGCAGTTGCACGGTATTGGGCACGGCCCGGGCGCACAGAACGATCTTGCTGACACGGCGGCGCTCGGCTTCGCCGGCATGCAGCACCTTGGCATCGAGCAGCTGGGCGATATCCCGGGTGCGCAGGGCATTCAGCCGCTCGGCATAGGGGATGGCGCCGAGCAACTGGAAGTCCGGGGAGCCGAGCAGCGGCAGCTGCTCCTTCAGACGTTCGACAAACGCCGGTACGCCATCGTCGCTCTTGATCTTGTTGAGGATCACACCGAGTACTTTCGGATCCTTGGCACCGCCGAACAACTGCGCCTGGATCTCGATTCGCTCGGCCATGCGCTTGAGCGTGTCGGTGCCCTGCGCGGCGATCAGGATGACCTCCGCATCCAGGCTCTTGGCCAGATGGGTATTGATCCGCGAGGTGTGGTTGAACTCGCGGGTGGGCACCATGCCTTCGACGATGACCACGTCCTTGCCCGTGGCGACTTCCTGGTAACGGCTGACCACGTCTTCGAGCAGCAGATCGAGCTCGCCGTCGGCCAGCTGGCGTTCCACCTGCTCCAGCGGCAACGGTACAGGGGAGGCGATGTTCAGCGTATTCTCCACCAGCACGCAGGAGCGCTCGCGCCCCTGATCAAGCGGGAAGGGCTGGGCGATGGGCTTGAAGAAGCCAACCTTCAACCCGGCGCGTTCCAGCGCCCGGATCAGGCCAAGGCTGACGGAATTGAGGCCGCCACCGAAACCGCTGGGGGCGAGAAATAGGGTGTGCATGGTGATCTCCTGTCGAGCGATGGGCGATGCGGGGCCGAGTCGACCAATCCGACGCGCCAATAGGTCGTCGGATTGTGCAGTGCGAAGCGCTGCGGCGAGTTGTCAGGCGTCAAGCAGAGCGAGGGTGTCCAGCGCGATCTGGCGTTCCTCGTTGGTCGGCACGACCAGCACGCGGGGGCTGCCCGCTGCATGGATTTCTCCGCCGACACCGCGCGTGCAACGCGCGTTGGCTTCTTCGTCCAGCTTGAAGTTGAACAGCTTGAGATGCTCGAGCGTGCGGGTACGCACGGCGACGGAGTTCTCTCCGATGCCGCCGGTGAAGATCAGCCCGTCGAGTCGGGGCAGGGCGCAGGCCATGCTGGCCAGGGATTTGGCCAGTCGATAGCAGAAGACCTCCAGCGCGAGGTTAGCGCCGGCGTGGCCCGCTACGCGTGCCTCATGCAGGGTGCGCAGGTCGTTGGACAATCCCGACAGGCCCTTCAGGCCGCTGTCGTGGTTGAGCATGCGGTCGATCTGTTCGAGGCTCCAGCCCAGGGTGCGGTGCAGGTAGCTGTGCAGGTTGGGATCGACATCGCCGCTGCGTGTGCCCATCACCAGACCTTCCAGCGGGGTCAGGCCCATGCTGGTATCCCGGCTTTGGCCATTGACGATGGCGCAGGTCGAGCAGCCATTGCCCAGGTGGGCGGTCAGCCAGCAGCTGTCGTCGACCGGCAGGTTGGTCATCTCGGCGGCACGCTTGCTGACATAGTTGTGGCTGGTGCCGTGGAAGCCGTAACGGCGAACGCTGTGCTCTTTGTAGAGGAACTCCGGCACCGCGTAGCGGAAGGCGTGCTCGGGCATTGTCTGGTGGAAGGCCGTGTCGAATACGCTGACCTGCGGCAGGCCGGGGAACAGCGCCATGGCCGCGTCGATGCCGACCAGGTTGGCCGGGTTGTGCAGCGGCGCCAGCTGCGCGCTGTCGCGAATCGCCTGGAGCACGTCCTCATCGATCAGGCTGGAGCCGGTGAAGTGCTCACCGCCATGGACCACGCGATGACCGATGCCGTCGAGCTTGCCACCGGCGGCGTCCTGGGCCAGCGGCAACAGTTGCGCCAGCGCGGCACGGTGATCGGCACCCGGGATGTCCAGGCTCTGCTTGGTGTCGCCCTGCTGCCAGTGCAGTACCGCTTCAGGACTGCCAAGACGTTCAGCCAGACCTTGCAGCGGGAACGTGGCTTGCGCTTCGTTGACCAGTGCGAACTTGATCGACGAACTGCCGCAGTTAATCACCAGGATGTTTCGAGCCGACATCGGTGCTCCTCGGGATGCTTAATAATTGTTGAATTACATCGCTTAGCGTGCGCCGCGGATTCTGGCACAGGCCTTGGCGAACCGATGTTCTCCAAAGGTTGTATGCGGCTCCGCCCGATGCAGGAGCTACGATGGTGTCCAGCTACTGTGCTGACCCCGTTTATCCGGGCTCGGTTCGCAATCGGCGCGGCGCGCGGTTAAACTTTGGTATCACATCCCCCAGAGAAAGGTTACGTCTCATGCAGATTGCCGCGAACAAGGCTGTGTCAATCGACTACACGCTCACCAACGACGCCGGTGAGGTGATCGACAGCTCGGCCGGCGGCGCGCCGCTGGTCTACCTGCATGGTGCAGGCAACATCATTGCGGGCCTGGAAAGGGCCCTGGAAGGCAAGCAGGGCGGTGACGAGCTGAAGGTCGCCATCGAACCCCAGGACGCCTACGGCGAGTACAGTCCGGAGCTGGTCGCCACCCTCAATCGCTCGATGTTCGAGGGCGTCGACGAGCTCGAAGTCGGCATGCAGTTCCATGCGTCCGGCCCGGATGGCGGCATGCAGATCGTCACCATTCGCGATGTGGAAGGCGATGACGTGGTCGTCGACGGCAATCATCCGTTGGCTGGGCAGCGCCTGAACTTCGAAGTCAAGGTCGTCGATGTCCGCGATGCCAGCGACGAAGAAGTCGCCCATGGTCACATCCATGGCGAAGGTGGTCACCACCACTGATTTTTCGCTGCAAGGCAGATGGCGAAAAGGCTCGATCACGACGATCGGGCGATGAAAGCGCTTCGGTGATGCTGGAGCGCTTTTTTACCCTCTGGAGAAGAGAGATGAGCGCGTTCCACGATTTGGTCCTCACTGACCTCAGCGGTCAGGAGCTGCCGCTTGCGGCGCTGAAAAGCCAGTTGACGCTGGTGGTCAATGTGGCGTCCGAGTGCGGGCTGACCCCGCAATACGCCGGTTTGCAGGCCTTGCACCAGCGTTATCGGGATCGTGGTTTCGGCGTGCTGGGGATCCCGTGCAACCAATTCGCCGCCCAGGAACCCGGCAGCGATGCGCAGATCCTGCAGTTTTGCAGCGAGCAGTACGG includes the following:
- the pta gene encoding phosphate acetyltransferase; this encodes MHTLFLAPSGFGGGLNSVSLGLIRALERAGLKVGFFKPIAQPFPLDQGRERSCVLVENTLNIASPVPLPLEQVERQLADGELDLLLEDVVSRYQEVATGKDVVIVEGMVPTREFNHTSRINTHLAKSLDAEVILIAAQGTDTLKRMAERIEIQAQLFGGAKDPKVLGVILNKIKSDDGVPAFVERLKEQLPLLGSPDFQLLGAIPYAERLNALRTRDIAQLLDAKVLHAGEAERRRVSKIVLCARAVPNTVQLLEPGVLVVTPGDRDDIILAASLASLNGVELAGLLLCSDFAPDPRILELCKAALDGGLPVMTVQTGSYDTATNLFALNKETAVDDIERASQVTDFIAQHLQPELLHTRLSVPRSELRLSPPAFRYQLVRRAQQANKRIVLPEGNEPRTIRAAAICQERGIARCVLLAKPEEVQAVAREQGIVLPASLEILDPELILNHYVEPMCEMRKAKGLTPDDAREQLKDTVVLGTMMLALDEVDGLVSGAVHTTANTIRPALQLIKTAPGYSLVSSVFFMLLPDQVLVYGDCAVNPNPNATELAEIALQSAESAVALGVNPRVAMISYSTGTSGSGAEVEKVAEATRIAQERAPDLPIDGPLQYDAASVLSVGRQKAPNSKVAGQATVFIFPDLNTGNTTYKAVQRSANVISVGPMLQGLRKPVNDLSRGALVDDIVFTIALTALQADSSKQAE
- a CDS encoding acetate kinase, with amino-acid sequence MSARNILVINCGSSSIKFALVNEAQATFPLQGLAERLGSPEAVLHWQQGDTKQSLDIPGADHRAALAQLLPLAQDAAGGKLDGIGHRVVHGGEHFTGSSLIDEDVLQAIRDSAQLAPLHNPANLVGIDAAMALFPGLPQVSVFDTAFHQTMPEHAFRYAVPEFLYKEHSVRRYGFHGTSHNYVSKRAAEMTNLPVDDSCWLTAHLGNGCSTCAIVNGQSRDTSMGLTPLEGLVMGTRSGDVDPNLHSYLHRTLGWSLEQIDRMLNHDSGLKGLSGLSNDLRTLHEARVAGHAGANLALEVFCYRLAKSLASMACALPRLDGLIFTGGIGENSVAVRTRTLEHLKLFNFKLDEEANARCTRGVGGEIHAAGSPRVLVVPTNEERQIALDTLALLDA
- a CDS encoding glutathione peroxidase → MSAFHDLVLTDLSGQELPLAALKSQLTLVVNVASECGLTPQYAGLQALHQRYRDRGFGVLGIPCNQFAAQEPGSDAQILQFCSEQYGISFPLTSKLEVNGPHRHPLYRLLAGEGADFPGDISWNFEKFLVGRDGRVLARFSPRTAPDDPALIQAIEHALA
- a CDS encoding acyltransferase; this encodes MLSVLPAPLRGVLAGLALALNTLFWCWPLFALSLLKLALPFPRVQRALRFGMHWVAESWMAGNGRWMDSVRRTRWDVQGLGKVDMRHSYLVTSNHQSWADILMLQYQLNRRMPILKFFLKQELIWVPVIGLCWWALEFPFMKRFSKEYLTKYPEKRGEDLATTRKACERYRTNPVSVFNFLEGTRFTEDKHTEQASPYRYLLKPRAGGIAFVIDAMGEQLTSLINITIHYPDGNPSFWDLLCGRIGQVVMRIESQPIPAEFLRRNYDQDASYRLAFQEWVNQLWSDKDALLDTLHRQYPPTH
- a CDS encoding FKBP-type peptidyl-prolyl cis-trans isomerase yields the protein MQIAANKAVSIDYTLTNDAGEVIDSSAGGAPLVYLHGAGNIIAGLERALEGKQGGDELKVAIEPQDAYGEYSPELVATLNRSMFEGVDELEVGMQFHASGPDGGMQIVTIRDVEGDDVVVDGNHPLAGQRLNFEVKVVDVRDASDEEVAHGHIHGEGGHHH
- a CDS encoding putative bifunctional diguanylate cyclase/phosphodiesterase is translated as MARLQAKSQPRTRTLLVVDDREANLVAMEALLGDGDWQVHTVNSGEAALQALLDMDVELVLLDVQMPGMDGFEVARLMRGSPHTRYTPIIFVSAIAHTRESVLRGYATGAVDFILKPFDPQVLKHKINTLLSHEHNRRDLQLLTQQLDSARAFNASVLNNAAEGILVVGEDGYINFANPAIAQMLHTSIDDLQGTALVDHLAAPQMPEAWRDTEFYKQWRSGNTYRLHEAQLHTANGGTLPVALSSSPLPRQQRSMVVIALDMSVVRNLHVQLETQAVTDSLTGLLNRRGFHQALESALARVDRNGKRMAILYIDLDGFKRINDSLGHDAGDEILCRVARVLETCMRPYDIIARMGGDEFTALLDSLDHPEDAAKVAEKLIELISVRHTIEGTDVTLGASIGIAHFPDCGQSVEELLRSADMAMYEAKRNGRQQYRFFSSEMNGRAHARLMMEENLRSTIERDGFALAYQPQVILETGELRGFEALLRWDYSGRGKVEPNVFIPLLEETRLIDRVGEWALREGLSQCRDWRERFGEKLILSFNISPVQFGRAGLIDALRRLLDESQLDPRQLELEVTEGALMQDLEQSCDKLRQLRELGVRVAVDDFGTGYSSLAYLRHFDLDTLKIDRLFIANMLDSPRDAAVVSTIIDLGRNLGLEVIAEGVETLAQRDWLIAHDCQVMQGFLVAPGLSVDDAMAFPRTVDWAQQSNWPE